Proteins from a genomic interval of Niabella soli DSM 19437:
- a CDS encoding glycoside hydrolase family protein, protein MLRKEFIKNISAGLVLPALVNNLSFSSSYAGESFADKLQPAIKDGGFEMENYWIWDPSVVKGEDGRYHMFASRWPKEIGFGNWVTNSEIVRAVADKPEGPYSFVEVVLGPRGKEWFDGLCTFNPRITKYNGQYLLYYVGVTYDFPVPNDAANIWANGLAQKAWMHKRAAVAVSSSVKGPWKRISHPLMEPRPGKWDASIISNPSPVVLPGGEIYLMYKSSPKGPEPPLMLGAAISKNGYNGPYERLSDGPLFDFKSTKDKESDVEDPFVWWNKDHYELIMKDRFGHICGEEGGGIHATSKNGVDWKLSSPVKAYSRTIKWNDGTVTHQANFERPFLLFENGSPTHLFAATGSGPKPYEVDKTWNMVIPLK, encoded by the coding sequence ATGCTAAGAAAAGAGTTTATAAAAAATATATCGGCGGGATTGGTATTGCCTGCCCTGGTGAATAATCTGTCTTTTTCGTCGTCTTACGCCGGCGAATCCTTCGCTGATAAATTGCAGCCGGCAATAAAAGACGGCGGCTTTGAGATGGAAAATTATTGGATCTGGGATCCTTCAGTTGTAAAGGGCGAAGACGGAAGGTATCATATGTTTGCTTCCCGGTGGCCAAAAGAGATCGGTTTTGGTAACTGGGTAACCAACTCGGAAATTGTAAGAGCTGTGGCAGATAAACCCGAAGGGCCGTATTCGTTTGTAGAGGTGGTATTGGGACCAAGAGGAAAAGAATGGTTTGATGGATTGTGTACGTTTAATCCGCGCATTACAAAATATAATGGACAATACCTCTTATATTATGTAGGGGTTACTTATGATTTTCCGGTGCCCAATGATGCCGCAAATATCTGGGCAAACGGATTGGCACAAAAGGCCTGGATGCATAAACGGGCGGCAGTAGCTGTTTCCAGCTCGGTAAAAGGACCATGGAAAAGGATCAGCCACCCTCTGATGGAACCCCGGCCTGGTAAATGGGATGCGTCTATTATTTCCAATCCTTCTCCGGTGGTACTTCCTGGTGGTGAGATCTATCTTATGTACAAATCCTCTCCCAAAGGGCCGGAACCGCCGTTAATGCTGGGCGCGGCAATATCCAAAAATGGTTATAATGGACCCTACGAACGACTTTCAGATGGACCCTTGTTTGATTTTAAAAGTACAAAAGATAAGGAAAGTGACGTGGAGGACCCCTTTGTATGGTGGAATAAAGATCATTACGAACTAATAATGAAAGATCGCTTTGGTCACATTTGTGGGGAAGAAGGCGGAGGTATTCACGCCACTTCTAAGAATGGAGTGGATTGGAAATTGTCCAGTCCTGTAAAAGCCTACTCCCGGACAATAAAATGGAACGATGGCACCGTTACGCATCAGGCCAATTTTGAACGCCCCTTTTTGTTATTTGAAAACGGAAGCCCCACCCATTTATTTGCTGCTACGGGTTCGGGACCCAAACCCTACGAAGTGGATAAAACATGGAATATGGTGATTCCGCTGAAATAA
- a CDS encoding MFS transporter: protein MKAITRTIWILSLVSLLTDTASEMLYPVMPLYLKSIGFSIVLIGVLEGVAEAVAGLSKGYFGKLSDHSGRRMPFVQWGYFLSAISKPMMAIFITPVWIFFARTIDRLGKGLRTGARDAILSDEATSATKGKVFGFHRSMDTLGAVIGPLLALIYLQFHPEQYKNLFIIALVPGLLAVGCALLLKDKNRRLKEAPGRVSFFSFFHYWKYSPAPYKKLVAGLLVFTLFNSSDVFLLLKARQSGMTDAGVIKVYIFYNLVYALSAFPIGSLADKLGLKRTFLFGLFLFSVVYAGVGFSSRPYLFYALFFLYGIYAAATEGVSKAWISNITDKKDTATAIGTYSGFQSICAMLASSLTGWIWFQFGAGAAFLAASVVTIFVIIYIGLYISKTNPELQQESA, encoded by the coding sequence TTGAAAGCCATTACCCGCACCATCTGGATTCTATCCCTGGTAAGTCTGTTAACAGACACCGCCAGCGAAATGCTTTATCCCGTTATGCCGCTGTATTTAAAAAGCATCGGGTTCTCCATCGTATTGATCGGAGTGCTGGAAGGGGTAGCGGAGGCGGTTGCGGGCTTAAGCAAGGGATACTTTGGTAAACTGTCGGACCATAGCGGGCGCAGGATGCCTTTTGTGCAATGGGGCTATTTTTTAAGCGCGATTTCCAAACCGATGATGGCCATCTTTATTACCCCTGTATGGATATTTTTTGCAAGGACCATTGACCGGTTAGGTAAAGGATTACGCACCGGAGCAAGAGATGCAATTTTATCTGATGAAGCCACATCGGCTACCAAAGGGAAAGTGTTCGGTTTTCATCGCTCGATGGATACGCTTGGAGCCGTGATAGGGCCGCTGTTGGCATTAATTTATTTGCAGTTTCATCCGGAGCAATACAAAAACCTCTTTATTATTGCCCTTGTGCCGGGGCTGCTGGCGGTTGGATGTGCTTTGCTGTTAAAAGATAAAAACCGCAGGCTGAAAGAGGCCCCAGGCCGGGTATCTTTCTTTTCTTTTTTTCATTATTGGAAGTATAGTCCTGCTCCTTATAAAAAACTGGTTGCCGGGTTGCTGGTCTTTACTTTATTTAACAGCTCAGACGTATTCCTGTTACTAAAGGCCCGTCAGTCGGGCATGACGGATGCGGGTGTTATAAAGGTTTATATTTTTTATAATTTGGTATATGCTTTATCCGCCTTTCCAATTGGCAGCCTTGCAGATAAATTAGGATTAAAAAGAACTTTTCTTTTCGGACTGTTTCTTTTTTCTGTTGTTTATGCCGGCGTAGGGTTTAGCAGTCGGCCTTACCTTTTTTATGCATTGTTTTTTCTTTATGGTATTTATGCAGCGGCTACAGAAGGAGTTTCCAAAGCCTGGATCAGCAATATCACTGATAAAAAGGATACGGCAACGGCTATTGGCACCTATTCGGGGTTTCAGAGTATCTGCGCCATGTTGGCGAGCTCTTTAACCGGCTGGATCTGGTTTCAATTTGGTGCAGGCGCAGCCTTTTTAGCAGCATCAGTTGTAACAATATTTGTAATTATATATATCGGCTTGTATATTTCCAAAACTAATCCTGAGCTTCAGCAAGAGTCTGCGTAA
- a CDS encoding AbiH family protein: MNKLILIGNGFDLAHGMKTSYKDFLIDFLRRCANEALDKKSHSSSDFRITSRFGFYETGDIKTAINDPGNWQLVLNAFSIDEVLITTSVEKSQQQFDVQCLNPVLKKAINSCLTLGWVDIEQIYYDELIRIASSDTNNYDRKLNTLNSGIESIKKNLHDYLKKLPEPPRNKFLYDVFAEPFNESDFLKGPSELDRCDHILILNFNYTYTPDLYMHDLNPKFANNPLIDSIHIHGELYNVENPLIFGFGDEMDDHYKILEKKNDNRFLDNMKSFGYFRTDNLRRLSRFLMEGEYQVQIMGHSCGLSDRVMLNGIFEHDNCRSIKIFHRRRGSHLDETNYKELTQNISRHFNKKQRMRDLVVPYDVNNFLPQVVS; the protein is encoded by the coding sequence ATGAATAAACTAATACTAATAGGAAATGGTTTCGATTTAGCACATGGGATGAAGACCAGTTATAAGGATTTTTTAATAGATTTTTTGAGAAGGTGTGCAAACGAAGCGCTTGATAAAAAAAGTCATTCAAGCTCCGATTTTAGGATAACAAGTAGGTTCGGTTTTTATGAGACGGGAGATATTAAAACGGCCATTAATGATCCCGGTAATTGGCAATTAGTGCTTAATGCCTTTTCGATAGATGAGGTTTTGATTACTACAAGTGTCGAAAAGTCTCAACAACAATTTGATGTTCAGTGCCTAAATCCAGTATTAAAAAAAGCAATAAATTCATGTTTGACATTGGGGTGGGTGGATATTGAACAAATATATTATGACGAATTAATACGCATTGCATCATCTGACACTAATAACTACGATAGAAAACTGAATACATTAAATAGCGGTATTGAAAGTATAAAAAAGAACCTACATGATTATCTGAAAAAACTGCCTGAGCCTCCCCGGAATAAATTTTTGTATGATGTATTTGCAGAGCCATTTAATGAATCGGACTTTCTAAAAGGTCCTTCAGAGCTAGACAGATGTGATCATATTCTTATTCTTAACTTCAATTATACATATACTCCGGATCTTTATATGCATGATCTAAATCCGAAATTTGCGAACAATCCATTAATTGATTCTATTCATATTCACGGAGAACTATATAATGTTGAGAATCCGCTGATCTTTGGATTTGGGGATGAGATGGATGATCATTATAAAATCTTAGAGAAAAAGAACGATAATCGGTTTCTCGACAATATGAAATCCTTTGGTTATTTTAGAACCGACAACTTGCGTAGACTGTCACGATTTTTGATGGAAGGTGAATACCAGGTTCAGATAATGGGACATTCATGCGGGCTATCTGACCGGGTGATGTTAAACGGTATATTTGAGCATGACAACTGCCGGTCGATTAAGATATTTCATCGTCGCCGGGGGAGTCATCTTGATGAGACTAACTATAAAGAACTAACACAGAATATATCGCGCCACTTTAATAAAAAACAAAGAATGAGGGATTTGGTTGTCCCTTATGACGTCAATAACTTTTTGCCACAAGTGGTCTCTTAG